One Salvelinus fontinalis isolate EN_2023a chromosome 27, ASM2944872v1, whole genome shotgun sequence genomic region harbors:
- the sox7 gene encoding transcription factor SOX-7 yields MAALISAYSSWPESFECSAGDGDVPDGHGSHRTPVDKTSEPRIRRPMNAFMVWAKDERKRLAVQNPDLHNAELSKMLGKSWKALTPSQKRPYVEEAERLRVQHMQDYPNYKYRPRRKKQLKRICKRVDPGFLLGSLVGPDQNALSDPRGLCHPLGLDKDEDGVSGGDGGVGFSTLSSPSPGPLPGVRSFRDVPSSSSSNSFDTYPYGLPTPPEMSPLDHALDHDHPSYYPSSSSSSSSVSSPEERHQHRQGQTPGGGGGGPMCLSPSSYHPDYTPTQTSIHCGGSHSHLTHLSHLSQAQSGGLIPGHPLSYYNPSSWSSQLQVHPGLNHPHLRHLSPGHHHQHHLGQLSPPPEQNHSHLETLDQLSQVELLGEVDRDEFDQYLNSTAAGAAAAGVGVFHSEQGGGGGGMTVTGHIQVTSASAPSSESGVVGESSLISVLADATAAYYNNYGLS; encoded by the exons ATGGCTGCATTGATCAGCGCGTACTCGTCTTGGCCGGAGAGCTTTGAGTGCTCGGCGGGAGATGGGGACGTGCCCGACGGACATGGCTCACACAGAACTCCCGTGGACAAGACGTCGGAGCCGCGCATCAGACGGCCCATGAACGCGTTCATGGTCTGGGCCAAAGATGAGAGGAAGCGCCTGGCTGTCCAAAACCCAGACCTGCACAACGCAGAGCTTAGTAAGATGCTGG GCAAGTCGTGGAAGGCCCTGACCCCCTCTCAGAAGCGTCCGTATGTGGAGGAAGCCGAGAGGCTGCGCGTGCAGCACATGCAGGACTACCCCAACTATAAGTACCGGCCTCGCCGGAAGAAGCAGCTAAAACGCATCTGTAAACGCGTGGATCCCGGCTTCCTGCTGGGCAGCCTGGTGGGCCCCGACCAAAACGCCCTGTCCGACCCCCGGGGTCTCTGTCACCCCTTGGGTTTGGATAAGGACGAGGATGGGgttagtggtggtgatggaggtgtTGGGTTCTCGACCCTCTCTTCCCCCAGCCCAGGGCCTCTACCTGGGGTTAGATCCTTCAGAGATGTACCGTCCAGCTCCAGCTCCAACAGCTTCGACACCTATCCCTACGGTCTCCCCACCCCGCCTGAGATGTCCCCTCTGGATCATGCTCTGGACCACGACCACCCTTCCTACtatccttcctcctcttcctcctcctcgtccgtCTCCTCCCCCGAGGAGCGCCACCAGCACCGTCAGGGTCAGACCCccggaggtggaggtgggggtccCATGTGCCTCAGTCCTTCATCTTACCACCCTGACTACACCCCCACTCAGACTTCCATTCACTGTGGTGGCTCCCACTCCCACCTGACCCACCTCTCCCACTTGTCCCAGGCCCAGTCCGGAGGCCTCATCCCTGGGCATCCTCTGTCCTACTACAACCCATCCTCCTGGTCCTCCCAGCTCCAGGTCCACCCGGGCCTCAATCACCCTCACTTAAGGCACCTGTCCCcaggtcaccaccaccagcaccacttGGGtcagctctcccctcctcccgaGCAGAACCACAGTCATCTGGAGACTTTGGACCAGCTGAGTCAGGTAGAGCTTCTAGGGGAGGTCGACCGTGATGAGTTCGACCAGTACCTGAACTCGACGGCGGCAGGCGCGGCAGCAGCAGGGGTGGGGGTGTTCCATTCCgaacagggaggaggaggaggagggatgacgGTGACAGGTCACATCCAGGTGACATCGGCATCAGCTCCGTCTTCTGAGAGCGGCGTCGTCGGGGAATCCAGCCTGATCTCTGTGCTGGCGGACGCCACGGCAGCATACTACAACAACTACGGCCTGTCTTAG